One window of Oreochromis niloticus isolate F11D_XX linkage group LG23, O_niloticus_UMD_NMBU, whole genome shotgun sequence genomic DNA carries:
- the LOC100690111 gene encoding transmembrane protein 237B isoform X1: MDTGGATTRRVRELPPLPPRGQRSLPTMLSQDTTEDVPAPKHKKKRVKKETNGVDDTDDQGMEMGGMGSRRASGIGDHLTLEATVEAPPQRRRKKKKTATIDLEDDHADLVNGDTADQTTDGEEVVRKPRKKKKSKVVETQLPDELDVPEDDIISDTPPPLPQHSLFAAPQSQSQPVGKVFVERNKRFQAAERSEWRKTSDAMDNMADFQHMQPLWTTRDVSIRVHGGFRVFGLYCQGFLAGYAVWNVVMVYMLAGQHLTALSNLLEQYQSVAYPSQSLLYMLLAISTVAAFDRVNLAKGPVALREFITLDPVALASFLYFSALVLSLSQQMTSDRINLYSNNTTLLPTGLEHQILHPWVTVNLVVALLVGLAWILIAIRPETDYTEGYLMAMEIEPPKPDDKSEMTA, encoded by the exons ATGGATACAGGAGGCGCAACG ACGCGGAGGGTGAGGGAGCTGCCGCCTCTCCCACCG AGAGGCCAGCGATCTCTTCCCACGATGTTGAG TCAAGACACAACAG AAGATGTTCCAGCACCAAAGCACAAGAAGAAGAGAGTGAAAAAAGAGACAAATGGGGTGGATGATACAGACG ATCAGGGGATGGAGATGGGAGGCATGGGCAGCCGCAGGGCTTCTGGAATCGGGGATCATCTGACCCTTGAAGCCACAGTGGAGGCCCcgccacagaggaggaggaagaagaagaaaactgccACTATAG ATCTTGAGGACGACCACGCCGACCTGGTGAACGGAGACACCGCGGACCAGACCACAGATGGAGAAGAAGTGGTCAGGAAACCCCGAAAGAAAAA GAAGTCCAAAGTTGTCGAGACGCAGCTTCCCGATGAGCTGGACGTACCGGAGGATGACATCATCAGCGACACCCCTCCTCCATTGCCCCAGCATTCCCTGTTCGCCGCCCCACAGAGTCAGAGCCAGCCGGTCGGGAAGGTGTTTGTGGAGAGAAATA AGCGTTTCCAGGCTGCTGAACGCTCCGAATGGAGGAAGACCAGCGACGCGATGGACAACATGGCAGACTTCCAGCACATGCAGCCGCTGTGGACCACCAGAGACGTTTCCATCAGAGTGCATGGAGGCTTCAG GGTGTTCGGTCTATACTGTCAGGGCTTCCTGGCGGGCTACGCCGTGTGGAACGTGGTGATGGTGTACATGCTAGCCGGGCAGCACCTCACCGCCCTGTCCAACCTGCTGGAGCAGTACCAAAGCGTGGCGTATCCCTCCCAGTCTCTGCTCTACATGCTGCTGGCCATCAGCACGGTGGCAGCCTTCGACAG GGTGAATCTGGCCAAAGGCCCCGTGGCTCTGCGGGAGTTCATCACACTGGATCCGGTGGCTCTCGCCTCGTTCT TGTATTTCTCAGCGCTCGTCCTCTCTCTGAGCCAGCAAATGACCAGCGATCGGATCAACCTCTATTCCAACAACACGACACTACT GCCTACAGGGTTGGAGCACCAGATTCTCCACCCATGGGTGACTGTCAACCTGGTGGTGGCCCTGCTGGTGGGCCTGGCCTGGATTTTAATTGCCATCAGACCTGAGACAGACTACACGGAGG GTTACCTAATGGCCATGGAGATTGAGCCTCCAAAGCCAGATGACAAATCAGAAATGACCGCCTGA
- the LOC100690111 gene encoding transmembrane protein 237B isoform X2 has protein sequence MDTGGATTRRVRELPPLPPRGQRSLPTMLSQDTTDVPAPKHKKKRVKKETNGVDDTDDQGMEMGGMGSRRASGIGDHLTLEATVEAPPQRRRKKKKTATIDLEDDHADLVNGDTADQTTDGEEVVRKPRKKKKSKVVETQLPDELDVPEDDIISDTPPPLPQHSLFAAPQSQSQPVGKVFVERNKRFQAAERSEWRKTSDAMDNMADFQHMQPLWTTRDVSIRVHGGFRVFGLYCQGFLAGYAVWNVVMVYMLAGQHLTALSNLLEQYQSVAYPSQSLLYMLLAISTVAAFDRVNLAKGPVALREFITLDPVALASFLYFSALVLSLSQQMTSDRINLYSNNTTLLPTGLEHQILHPWVTVNLVVALLVGLAWILIAIRPETDYTEGYLMAMEIEPPKPDDKSEMTA, from the exons ATGGATACAGGAGGCGCAACG ACGCGGAGGGTGAGGGAGCTGCCGCCTCTCCCACCG AGAGGCCAGCGATCTCTTCCCACGATGTTGAG TCAAGACACAACAG ATGTTCCAGCACCAAAGCACAAGAAGAAGAGAGTGAAAAAAGAGACAAATGGGGTGGATGATACAGACG ATCAGGGGATGGAGATGGGAGGCATGGGCAGCCGCAGGGCTTCTGGAATCGGGGATCATCTGACCCTTGAAGCCACAGTGGAGGCCCcgccacagaggaggaggaagaagaagaaaactgccACTATAG ATCTTGAGGACGACCACGCCGACCTGGTGAACGGAGACACCGCGGACCAGACCACAGATGGAGAAGAAGTGGTCAGGAAACCCCGAAAGAAAAA GAAGTCCAAAGTTGTCGAGACGCAGCTTCCCGATGAGCTGGACGTACCGGAGGATGACATCATCAGCGACACCCCTCCTCCATTGCCCCAGCATTCCCTGTTCGCCGCCCCACAGAGTCAGAGCCAGCCGGTCGGGAAGGTGTTTGTGGAGAGAAATA AGCGTTTCCAGGCTGCTGAACGCTCCGAATGGAGGAAGACCAGCGACGCGATGGACAACATGGCAGACTTCCAGCACATGCAGCCGCTGTGGACCACCAGAGACGTTTCCATCAGAGTGCATGGAGGCTTCAG GGTGTTCGGTCTATACTGTCAGGGCTTCCTGGCGGGCTACGCCGTGTGGAACGTGGTGATGGTGTACATGCTAGCCGGGCAGCACCTCACCGCCCTGTCCAACCTGCTGGAGCAGTACCAAAGCGTGGCGTATCCCTCCCAGTCTCTGCTCTACATGCTGCTGGCCATCAGCACGGTGGCAGCCTTCGACAG GGTGAATCTGGCCAAAGGCCCCGTGGCTCTGCGGGAGTTCATCACACTGGATCCGGTGGCTCTCGCCTCGTTCT TGTATTTCTCAGCGCTCGTCCTCTCTCTGAGCCAGCAAATGACCAGCGATCGGATCAACCTCTATTCCAACAACACGACACTACT GCCTACAGGGTTGGAGCACCAGATTCTCCACCCATGGGTGACTGTCAACCTGGTGGTGGCCCTGCTGGTGGGCCTGGCCTGGATTTTAATTGCCATCAGACCTGAGACAGACTACACGGAGG GTTACCTAATGGCCATGGAGATTGAGCCTCCAAAGCCAGATGACAAATCAGAAATGACCGCCTGA
- the cyp20a1 gene encoding cytochrome P450 20A1 — MLDFAIFAVTFVIILVGAVLYLYPSSRRASGIPGLNPTDEKDGNLQDIIDRGSLHEFLVSLHDEYGSVASFWFGGRPVVSLGSVSELQQHINPNHTTDSFETMLKSLLGYKSGMGGGASESVMRKKVYESAINSTLKNNFPLVLKLVDELVKKWKSFPEGQHTPLCAHLLGLAMKTVTQLALGERFSDDAEVLAFRKNHDAIWSEIGKGYLDGSLEKSSSRKAHYEKALSEMESMLLSVAKDRKAQRKQTVFVDALLQSNFTERQIMEDCMVFTLAGCIIAANLCIWALYFLSSSEEVQDKLHQELEDVLGSDPVSLDKIPQLRYCQQVLNETVRTAKLTPVAARLQEVEGKVDQHVIPKETLVIYALGVVLQDEETWSSPYRFDPDRFEEESATKSFCLLGFSGNQTCPELRFAYTVATVVLSTLVRQLKLHRLKGQVAEIRSELVSTPKDETWITVSRRSS; from the exons ATGCTGGACTTTGCGATCTTTGCTGTTACGTTTGTCATCATCCTGGTGGGCGCTGTCCTTTATTTGTACCCG TCATCCAGAAGGGCCTCTGGTATCCCAGGTCTCAACCCCACGGATGAGAA GGATGGAAACCTGCAGGATATCATCGACAGAGGCAGTCTGCACGAGTTCCTTGTCAGCCTGCATGATGAGTACGGCTCCGTGGCATCGTTCTGGTTTGGCGGTCGCCCCGTGGTCAGCTTGGGCTCCGTGAGCGAGCTACAACAACACATCAACCCCAACCACACCA CCGACTCCTTTGAAACGATGCTGAAGTCGCTGCTGGGCTACAAGTCCGGGATGGGAGGTGGGGCCAGCGAGTCCGTCATGAGAAAAAAAGTGTACGAAAGTGCCATCAACAGCACGCTGAAGAACAACTTCCCGCTCGTGCTCAAG CTGGTGGATGAGCTGGTGAAAAAGTGGAAGTCATTCCCAGAGGGTCAGCACACGCCTCTGTGTGCCCACCTGCTGGGCTTGGCCATGAAGACGGTCACCCAGCTGGCTCTGGGCGAGCGGTTCAGCGACGACGCCGAGGTCCTTGCCTTCCGCAAGAACCACGATGCG ATCTGGTCAGAAATTGGAAAGGGCTACCTGGACGGCTCCCTGGAGAAGAGCTCCAGCAGGAAAGCGCACTATGAGAAGG CTCTGTCAGAGATGGAGTCCATGCTGCTGTCAGTGGCGAAGGACAGGAAAGCCCAGAGGAAGCAGACAGTGTTTGTGGACGCTCTGCTGCAGTCCAACTTCACAGAGCGACAG ATCATGGAGGACTGCATGGTGTTCACTTTGGCTGGATGTATCATCGCTGCGAACT TGTGTATCTGGGCTCTTTACTTCCTGTCCAGTTCAGAGGAAGTGCAGGACAAGTTGCACCAGGAGCTGGAGGACGTATTGGGTTCTGATCCGGTTTCCCTCGACAAGATTCCTCAGCTCAG ATACTGCCAACAGGTCCTGAACGAGACGGTGAGGACTGCCAAGCTCACCCCTGTTGCGGCTCGGCTTCAGGAAGTGGAGGGCAAAGTCGATCAGCACGTCATCCCCAAAGAG ACGTTGGTGATTTACGCCTTAGGAGTGGTTCTGCAAGATGAGGAAACCTGGAGCAGCCCTTACAG GTTTGACCCAGATCGATTCGAGGAAGAATCGGCCACAAAGAGCTTCTGTCTGCTCGGATTCTCAGGGAATCAGACGTGTCCAGAGCTCAG GTTTGCCTACACTGTGGCTACGGTCGTCCTCAGCACGTTGGTGCGGCAGCTGAAGCTCCACCGGCTGAAGGGGCAAGTGGCCGAGATCCGATCCGAGCTGGTATCCACACCGAAGGACGAAACCTGGATCACCGTCAGCAGAAGAAGCAGCTAA